One genomic segment of Pseudomonas sp. p1(2021b) includes these proteins:
- the mpl gene encoding UDP-N-acetylmuramate:L-alanyl-gamma-D-glutamyl-meso-diaminopimelate ligase: MHIHILGICGTFMGSLAVLAKELGHRVTGSDANVYPPMSTQLEAQGIQLTQGYDPAQLEPAPDLVVIGNAMSRGNPAVEYVLNKGLPYVSGPQWLADHVLQGRWVLAVAGTHGKTTTSSMLAWVLEHAGMSPGFLIGGVPQNFSVSARLGGTPFFVVEADEYDSAFFDKRSKFVHYHPRTAILNNLEFDHADIFPDLASIERQFHHLVRTIPSEGLVIHPTTEQALERVIGMGCWTPVQTTGEGGQWQARLLSADGSHFEVLFDGAVQGVVEWALTGQHNVANALATLAAARHVGVAPAMAIEGLSAFKSVKRRMEKVAEVQGVTIYDDFAHHPTAIATTLDGLRKRVGEAPVIAVIEPRSNSMKLGAHRDGLPDSVDDADQVIWYAPANLGWDLAATAAQCKVPAVVADSLEAIIERVKGQARPGTHVVIMSNGGFGGLHGKLAEALK; the protein is encoded by the coding sequence ATGCACATTCACATTCTCGGTATCTGCGGCACTTTCATGGGGTCTCTGGCAGTGCTGGCCAAGGAGCTGGGCCATCGGGTCACCGGTTCCGACGCCAATGTCTATCCACCCATGAGCACCCAGCTGGAGGCCCAGGGCATCCAGCTGACCCAGGGTTATGACCCGGCCCAATTGGAGCCGGCGCCCGATCTGGTGGTGATCGGCAACGCCATGTCCCGGGGCAACCCGGCGGTGGAGTACGTGCTGAACAAGGGCCTGCCCTATGTCTCCGGCCCACAGTGGCTGGCGGACCACGTGTTGCAGGGGCGCTGGGTACTGGCCGTCGCCGGAACCCACGGCAAGACCACTACCAGCAGCATGTTGGCCTGGGTCCTGGAGCACGCAGGCATGAGCCCGGGCTTCCTGATTGGCGGCGTGCCACAGAACTTCTCCGTGTCGGCTCGCCTGGGCGGTACGCCGTTCTTCGTGGTCGAGGCCGACGAATACGACAGTGCCTTCTTCGACAAACGCTCCAAGTTCGTCCACTACCACCCACGCACGGCGATTCTCAACAACCTCGAGTTCGATCATGCGGACATCTTCCCCGACCTGGCCTCCATCGAGCGGCAGTTCCATCACCTGGTGCGAACCATCCCCAGCGAAGGCCTGGTCATCCACCCCACCACCGAACAGGCCCTGGAGCGGGTGATCGGCATGGGGTGCTGGACACCGGTGCAGACCACCGGCGAAGGCGGCCAGTGGCAGGCCCGGTTGCTCAGCGCCGATGGCTCGCACTTCGAAGTGCTGTTCGACGGTGCGGTACAGGGCGTGGTCGAATGGGCGCTGACTGGCCAGCACAACGTGGCCAATGCCCTGGCAACCCTGGCGGCAGCTCGCCATGTGGGCGTGGCTCCGGCCATGGCCATCGAGGGCCTGAGCGCGTTCAAGAGCGTCAAGCGGCGCATGGAAAAAGTGGCCGAAGTCCAGGGCGTCACCATTTATGACGACTTCGCCCACCACCCGACGGCCATTGCCACCACCCTCGATGGCCTGCGCAAGCGTGTCGGCGAGGCGCCGGTCATCGCTGTCATCGAACCGCGTTCCAACTCCATGAAACTTGGCGCCCACCGCGATGGCTTGCCAGACAGCGTCGACGATGCCGACCAGGTGATCTGGTACGCACCGGCCAACCTTGGCTGGGACTTGGCGGCCACGGCGGCGCAATGCAAGGTACCGGCCGTGGTGGCCGACAGCCTCGAAGCGATCATCGAGCGGGTCAAGGGCCAGGCCCGCCCAGGCACCCATGTGGTGATC